Proteins from a genomic interval of Labrus mixtus chromosome 24, fLabMix1.1, whole genome shotgun sequence:
- the clic5a gene encoding chloride intracellular channel protein 5a isoform X2, producing MTDSAVEDDKDPDIELFVKAGIDGESIGNCPFSQRLFMILWLKGVVFNVTTVDLKRKPADLHNLAPGTHPPFLTFQGEVLTDVNKIEEYLEDRLAPPKYPKLAAKNRESNTAGIDIFARFSAYVKNTRPDQNRALEKSLEKSLAKLDDYLNGPLPDEVQDGQHRGDGVSNRKYLDGDELTLADCNLLPKLHVVKVVAKKYRNYDLPSEFRGLWRYLGNAYSRDEFTNTCAADMEIEQAYKDVAKRLGK from the exons ATGACGGATTCTGCAGTTGAGGACGACAAGGACCCTGATATTGAGCTGTTTGTCAAG gCTGGAATCGATGGGGAGAGCATTGGAAACTGCCCCTTCTCCCAGCGCCTTTTTATGATCCTCTGGCTGAAAGGTGTAGTCTTCAATGTCACCACTGTGGACCTCAAGAG GAAACCTGCGGAccttcacaacctggctccAGGGACCCATCCACCTTTCCTCACCTTCCAAGGGGAAGTTCTCACTGATGTCAACAAAATCGAGGAGTACTTGGAGGACAGGCTGGCTCCACCAAA ATACCCCAAACTTGCAGCAAAGAACCGCGAATCCAACACAGCTGGAATCGACATATTTGCCAGGTTCTCGGCTTACGTCAAAAACACAAGGCCGGATCAAAATCGAG cactaGAAAAGAGTCTAGAGAAGTCCCTGGCAAAGCTGGACGACTATCTAAACGGTCCGCTGCCCGACGAGGTTCAGGACGGACAGCACAGAGGCGACGGAGTATCCAACCGCAAATACCTGGACGGAGACGAACTGACGCTGGCTGACTGCAATCTCCTGCCCAAACTTCACGTTGTCAAG GTGGttgcaaagaaatacagaaactaTGACCTCCCATCTGAATTCAGAGGGTTGTGGCGTTACCTTGGCAACGCCTACAGCCGCGACGAGTTCACCAACACATGCGCAGCAGACATGGAAATTGAGCAAGCCTATAAGGACGTAGCAAAGAGGTTGGGAAAATGA
- the clic5a gene encoding chloride intracellular channel protein 5a isoform X1: MENVYEDPDLNTYQNQSSAVYDAPDVSDLTAHYDTIVEAAGEIPDPPSLPPPHPPSEERRGSSSSSSSSSSSSSSSSSSHAGDEEEQKTEEKEEVEEQRIDVEERIRELNWGRGSPEGVLERKDSSSSSSSSSASEKDVPEEKDTDKVTLYVKAGIDGESIGNCPFSQRLFMILWLKGVVFNVTTVDLKRKPADLHNLAPGTHPPFLTFQGEVLTDVNKIEEYLEDRLAPPKYPKLAAKNRESNTAGIDIFARFSAYVKNTRPDQNRALEKSLEKSLAKLDDYLNGPLPDEVQDGQHRGDGVSNRKYLDGDELTLADCNLLPKLHVVKVVAKKYRNYDLPSEFRGLWRYLGNAYSRDEFTNTCAADMEIEQAYKDVAKRLGK, encoded by the exons atggAGAATGTGTACGAGGACCCTGATCTCAACACCTACCAGAACCAGTCGTCAGCCGTGTACGACGCACCCGACGTCTCAGACCTGACGGCTCACTACGACACCATTGTGGAAGCTGCAGGGGAAATACCTgaccctccttctctccctccacctcACCCGCCATCAGAGGAGAGGCGAGGGagttcctcctcttcctcgtcctcctcgtcctcatcctcgtcctcctcgtcctcacatgctggagatgaagaggaacagaagacagaggagaaagaggaagttgAAGAGCAAAGGATAGATGTGGAGGAGCGCATCAGAGAGCTGAATTGGGGGAGGGGTTCCCCAGAGGGGGTGTTGGAAAGGAAagactcctcctcttcctcgtcctcttcatcGGCCTCTGAGAAGGATGTACCTGAGGAAAAGGACACAGATAAAGTCACGCTTTATGTTAAG gCTGGAATCGATGGGGAGAGCATTGGAAACTGCCCCTTCTCCCAGCGCCTTTTTATGATCCTCTGGCTGAAAGGTGTAGTCTTCAATGTCACCACTGTGGACCTCAAGAG GAAACCTGCGGAccttcacaacctggctccAGGGACCCATCCACCTTTCCTCACCTTCCAAGGGGAAGTTCTCACTGATGTCAACAAAATCGAGGAGTACTTGGAGGACAGGCTGGCTCCACCAAA ATACCCCAAACTTGCAGCAAAGAACCGCGAATCCAACACAGCTGGAATCGACATATTTGCCAGGTTCTCGGCTTACGTCAAAAACACAAGGCCGGATCAAAATCGAG cactaGAAAAGAGTCTAGAGAAGTCCCTGGCAAAGCTGGACGACTATCTAAACGGTCCGCTGCCCGACGAGGTTCAGGACGGACAGCACAGAGGCGACGGAGTATCCAACCGCAAATACCTGGACGGAGACGAACTGACGCTGGCTGACTGCAATCTCCTGCCCAAACTTCACGTTGTCAAG GTGGttgcaaagaaatacagaaactaTGACCTCCCATCTGAATTCAGAGGGTTGTGGCGTTACCTTGGCAACGCCTACAGCCGCGACGAGTTCACCAACACATGCGCAGCAGACATGGAAATTGAGCAAGCCTATAAGGACGTAGCAAAGAGGTTGGGAAAATGA
- the enpp4 gene encoding bis(5'-adenosyl)-triphosphatase enpp4, with amino-acid sequence MLLKLLLAFLCGVTAQHGPPPLLLVSFDGFRADYLQRFPMLNLKLLYNQGVLVEELTNVFITKTFPNHYSLVTGLYAESHGIVANNMYDPVSHKFFHVGGKNDPWWWSEAEPLWVTALDSGYKTAGVMWPGSDLAIRNRTPSHFLPYDPGVTFGQRVGNVTNWILGDGKEEGVKFAALYWEEPDRSGHLYGPDNTSEMAKALKEVDDNIGLLVSELKRTGLWGHINVLIASDHGMAQCSTERLIRLDDCLRPDSYTLVDLTPVAAILPNEDPEAMVTLLNKCHAHIKAYLKEDIPDRLHYSHNIRLQPIIVVADEGWTIVQRGNKLEKLGQHGYDNAFPSMHPFLAATGPYFRQGYRISSLQSVDIYPLMCHLLSMPPRPNNGTLTRARCLLAAEICWDVGLTILLLVGLLLLVITVAIVFRLMYRRRSLAYRQMSENNFESDHGSI; translated from the exons ATGTTACTTAAACTGCTGCTGGCTTTCCTGTGTGGGGTAACAGCTCAGCACGGTCCTCCTCCTTTGCTGCTGGTGTCATTCGACGGCTTCAGAGCAGACTACCTGCAGAGGTTCCCGATGCTGAACCTGAAGCTCCTGTACAACCAGGGGGTCCTGGTGGAGGAGCTCACCAACGTCTTCATCACCAAGACGTTTCCAAACCACTACAGCCTG GTTACCGGGCTGTACGCCGAATCTCACGGTATAGTCGCCAATAACATGTACGACCCCGTCAGCCACAAGTTCTTCCatgttgggggaaaaaatgaccCGTGGTGGTGGAGCGAGGCGGAGCCCCTCTGGGTCACAGCACTGGACTCTGGCTACAAGACGGCAGGGGTGATGTGGCCCGGCTCGGATTTAGCGATAAGAAACCGCACGCCGTCGCATTTCCTGCCCTACGACCCCGGTGTGACGTTTGGGCAACGCGTGGGGAATGTTACAAACTGGATTCTTGGAGACGGAAAG GAGGAAGGAGTGAAGTTTGCGGCTCTCTACTGGGAGGAGCCAGACAGGTCAGGCCACCTTTACGGCCCTGACAACACCTCAGAGATGGCAAAAGCTTTGAAGGAG GTTGACGACAACATCGGCCTTCTGGTTTCAGAGCTGAAGCGGACCGGCCTCTGGGGTCACATCAATGTCCTGATAGCCAGCGACCATGGCATGGCTCAGTGCTCGACAGAGCGCCTCATACGGCTCGACGACTGCCTCCGACCAGACAGCTACACGCTGGTGGACCTCACACCTGTGGCAGCCATTCTCCCAAATGAAG ATCCAGAGGCCATGGTGACCCTGCTGAATAAGTGCCACGCTCATATAAAAGCGTATTTGAAAGAGGACATCCCCGACAGATTACATTACAGCCACAACATACGCCTACAGCCGATCATAGTGGTTGCTGACGAGGGCTGGACCATAGTGCAGCGTGGGAACAAGCTGGAAAAAT TGGGCCAACATGGCTACGACAACGCCTTCCCTAGCATGCACCCCTTCTTGGCAGCGACGGGGCCTTATTTTCGTCAAGGTTATCGAATCAGCAGTTTACAAAGCGTGGACATTTACCCGCTCATGTGCCATCTGCTGTCAATGCCTCCGCGGCCAAATAATGGCACTCTGACCCGGGCCCGGTGCCTCCTGGCTGCTGAGATCTGCTGGGATGTCGGGCTGACGATCCTGCTGCTAGTGGGCCTCCTCCTGCTAGTCATCACGGTTGCAA ttgtgttcaggttgatGTACCGGCGGCGCTCATTGGCTTATCGCCAGATGTCAGAGAACAACTTTGAGTCGGATCATGGCAGTATCTGA